The proteins below are encoded in one region of Effusibacillus dendaii:
- a CDS encoding NYN domain-containing protein, producing the protein MKEILIVDGYNIIGDWPELVELKRESLELARDHLVGTLKEYQRFTGMEVIIVFDAHMATGERKEYKQGKLQVLFSKTDETADDVIERLVYQLETKVTRVYVATSDYAEQQVTFGEGALRISANELRKMTEQARKAIDKEVQRLSPTRNRLEDQLNKKVVEIFEKWRRKNID; encoded by the coding sequence ATGAAAGAAATATTAATTGTTGACGGATACAATATAATCGGGGATTGGCCGGAACTGGTTGAATTGAAGCGGGAGAGTCTGGAGCTGGCCCGCGATCACTTGGTCGGGACGTTGAAGGAATATCAGCGTTTTACGGGTATGGAAGTAATTATTGTGTTTGACGCTCACATGGCGACGGGGGAACGGAAAGAATACAAACAGGGAAAATTGCAGGTGTTGTTTTCCAAAACGGATGAAACGGCAGATGATGTAATTGAGCGGCTTGTATACCAATTGGAAACGAAAGTAACACGCGTCTATGTGGCTACTTCCGATTATGCGGAACAGCAGGTGACGTTTGGAGAGGGTGCTTTGCGTATCTCGGCAAATGAATTGCGGAAGATGACAGAGCAAGCCCGCAAGGCGATTGATAAAGAAGTGCAAAGACTGTCTCCGACAAGAAACCGTCTGGAAGATCAATTGAACAAGAAAGTCGTAGAAATATTCGAAAAGTGGAGGCGGAAAAACATAGATTGA
- the nusG gene encoding transcription termination/antitermination protein NusG — MEKRWYVVHTYSGYENKVKTNLERRVQSMEMQDKIFRVLVPMEEEMEVKNGKKKAVMRKVFPGYVLVEMVMTDDSWYVVRNTPGVTGFVGSTGSGSKPIPLMPNEVRSILKQMGVDETKPKVAFELKEAVRVVEGPFTNFVGSVEEIHPDKQKLRVLVSMFGRETPLELDFTQVEKL; from the coding sequence ATGGAAAAACGCTGGTATGTGGTACACACTTATTCAGGTTATGAGAACAAAGTAAAAACGAATCTGGAAAGACGCGTCCAATCAATGGAGATGCAGGACAAGATCTTTCGTGTGCTGGTTCCGATGGAAGAAGAAATGGAAGTTAAAAACGGAAAGAAAAAAGCAGTCATGCGAAAAGTCTTTCCGGGATACGTGCTTGTCGAGATGGTCATGACGGACGACTCTTGGTACGTGGTGCGGAATACGCCAGGCGTTACCGGTTTTGTCGGTTCAACCGGATCGGGTTCCAAGCCGATTCCTTTGATGCCAAATGAGGTTCGGTCTATTCTCAAACAAATGGGTGTCGATGAAACCAAACCGAAAGTGGCATTCGAATTGAAAGAGGCGGTGCGCGTCGTGGAAGGCCCGTTTACCAACTTTGTCGGCAGCGTGGAAGAAATCCATCCAGATAAACAGAAATTACGTGTTCTTGTTTCCATGTTCGGCCGAGAAACCCCTCTTGAACTTGATTTTACACAAGTGGAGAAGTTATAA
- the rlmB gene encoding 23S rRNA (guanosine(2251)-2'-O)-methyltransferase RlmB, protein MEQATEQLEGRHPVIEALKSGRELNKILLAEGVEGGSSNEILARAKERGIVVQRVPKAKMDSIATTRNHQGVIAYLAAKEYAELEDILQAAQNSPRPGLIVVLDEIEDPFNFGSILRTADGAGAHGVVIPKRRAVPLTATVAKSSAGAIEHIPVARISNVSQTLELLKKAGYWVVGTDVEADLLYHQADMTQPTVLVIGNEGKGLGEVVKKRCDYLVRLPMIGQVQSLNAGVAAGILLYESVRQRGSKK, encoded by the coding sequence ATGGAACAAGCAACTGAACAACTGGAAGGTCGCCATCCGGTAATTGAAGCGTTAAAAAGCGGGCGTGAGCTGAACAAAATTTTGCTTGCGGAAGGTGTGGAAGGCGGTTCCTCGAATGAAATTTTAGCGCGGGCCAAAGAGCGCGGCATCGTGGTGCAGCGTGTACCGAAAGCGAAAATGGACAGTATTGCGACTACCCGCAACCATCAAGGCGTAATCGCTTATTTGGCAGCCAAAGAGTATGCTGAGTTGGAAGACATTTTGCAGGCGGCGCAAAATTCCCCTCGTCCGGGATTAATTGTGGTCCTTGACGAAATTGAGGATCCGTTTAACTTCGGGTCAATTTTACGTACCGCAGACGGTGCGGGTGCACATGGGGTGGTTATCCCGAAACGGCGTGCGGTGCCCTTAACGGCCACTGTGGCGAAATCGTCAGCGGGGGCGATTGAACATATTCCGGTGGCGCGAATTTCAAATGTGTCACAGACGCTGGAATTGTTAAAAAAGGCCGGTTATTGGGTGGTTGGAACGGACGTAGAGGCGGATTTGCTTTATCATCAGGCAGATATGACGCAGCCGACCGTATTGGTAATCGGAAATGAAGGCAAAGGGCTTGGTGAAGTGGTTAAAAAGAGATGCGACTATCTGGTTCGCCTGCCTATGATTGGGCAGGTCCAGTCGTTAAATGCCGGTGTTGCTGCCGGAATCCTTTTGTACGAATCGGTCCGCCAGCGCGGCTCGAAAAAATAA
- the gltX gene encoding glutamate--tRNA ligase, translating into MSVRVRYAPSPTGHLHIGGARTALFNYLLAKQAGGTYILRIEDTDQARNVERADEEFLENFKWLGLDWEEGPDIGGPFAPYRCTERLPIYQKHVQQLLTEGKAYYCYCTEEELEKEREQMLAKGLMVGYSGRCRHLTDEQKANYEREGRKKTVRFRVPEGQVIRFVDLVRGEVQFETEGIGDFVIVKSDGLPTYNFAVTVDDHLMEISHVLRGEEHLSNTPRQVLIYQAFGWKCPEFAHVSLILNQDGKKLSKRDESIVQFIEQYRNLGYLPEAILNFLALLGWSPGGEQEIFSLDELVSAFSLDRVSKSGAVFDTEKLAWMNGYYIRQADTERLVSIAIPQLQRAGLIGESFDRDWVVKLVALYKEKIQYMAELPEMAKSFFEEQVVYDGEAADILKEEQVPTVIASFYEKAKGLYNWNAETIKAALKEVQKETGYKGRQLFMTVRVAATGHAHGPDLNMSLELLGRERVVTRLQNLLINA; encoded by the coding sequence ATGTCTGTACGAGTGCGCTATGCACCGAGTCCAACCGGACATTTACATATTGGCGGAGCAAGAACCGCGCTGTTTAATTATCTGTTGGCCAAACAGGCAGGCGGAACGTATATTTTAAGAATTGAAGACACCGATCAAGCCCGCAATGTGGAGCGGGCGGACGAGGAGTTTTTGGAGAACTTCAAATGGCTCGGGCTTGACTGGGAGGAAGGACCTGACATAGGGGGCCCTTTTGCGCCATATCGATGCACGGAACGTCTGCCGATTTATCAGAAGCATGTGCAACAGCTCCTGACAGAAGGGAAGGCGTACTATTGTTATTGTACGGAAGAAGAGCTGGAAAAAGAGCGGGAGCAAATGCTTGCGAAAGGCCTAATGGTTGGCTATTCGGGGCGGTGCCGCCATCTAACGGATGAACAAAAAGCGAACTATGAACGGGAAGGGCGCAAAAAGACGGTCCGTTTCCGGGTTCCGGAAGGACAAGTAATCCGTTTTGTTGATTTGGTCCGTGGTGAGGTCCAATTTGAAACGGAAGGCATTGGAGACTTTGTGATTGTCAAATCGGATGGCCTGCCGACTTACAATTTTGCTGTAACGGTCGACGATCATTTGATGGAAATCAGCCATGTTTTGCGCGGGGAGGAACACTTGTCAAACACGCCGCGGCAAGTCCTGATTTATCAGGCATTTGGCTGGAAGTGTCCGGAATTTGCGCATGTTTCTCTTATTTTGAACCAGGATGGGAAAAAACTTTCCAAACGGGATGAATCGATTGTCCAGTTTATCGAGCAGTACCGTAACTTAGGGTATTTACCGGAAGCTATTTTGAACTTCTTGGCGCTGCTCGGTTGGTCGCCTGGCGGAGAACAGGAGATTTTTTCTCTGGATGAACTGGTGAGCGCTTTTTCGCTGGACCGCGTATCCAAGTCAGGGGCAGTTTTTGACACTGAAAAATTGGCCTGGATGAACGGGTATTACATTCGGCAGGCAGACACGGAACGTCTTGTGAGTATAGCGATACCTCAACTGCAGCGGGCTGGCTTGATTGGGGAGTCATTTGATCGCGATTGGGTAGTCAAACTGGTGGCTTTGTATAAAGAGAAAATCCAATATATGGCGGAGCTGCCGGAAATGGCGAAATCATTTTTTGAAGAACAGGTAGTTTATGACGGAGAGGCGGCTGATATCCTAAAGGAAGAACAGGTACCGACGGTGATCGCTTCGTTCTATGAGAAGGCAAAAGGGTTGTACAATTGGAATGCGGAGACCATTAAAGCAGCCTTGAAAGAAGTGCAAAAAGAAACGGGGTATAAAGGCCGTCAATTGTTTATGACAGTCCGAGTGGCGGCAACCGGTCACGCGCATGGCCCCGATTTAAACATGTCTTTAGAGCTTCTTGGCAGGGAACGGGTAGTAACCCGTTTACAAAATCTGCTGATCAATGCATAA
- the sigH gene encoding RNA polymerase sporulation sigma factor SigH, with amino-acid sequence MSSNLHVQEVYLFKQLDELSDEVLVEAVRDGDDSALECLIHRYKNFVRAKARSYFLIGADREDIVQEGMIGLYKSIRDFRDEKLTSFKSFAELCITRQIITAIKTATRQKHIPLNSYVSLDKPIYDEDSDRTLLDVICGSKVSDPEELLINQEEFVDIEIKMGEILSELERQVLMLYLDGRSYQEIAVDLNRHVKSIDNALQRVKRKLERYLEIRDVN; translated from the coding sequence TTGTCGTCGAATCTTCATGTCCAAGAAGTGTATTTGTTTAAACAGCTGGATGAACTGTCGGATGAAGTTCTAGTAGAAGCGGTAAGAGATGGCGACGATTCAGCACTTGAGTGCCTGATTCACAGATATAAGAATTTTGTAAGGGCGAAGGCGCGTTCTTATTTTCTGATCGGCGCCGATCGAGAAGATATTGTGCAGGAAGGAATGATCGGTTTATACAAGTCAATCCGGGATTTTCGGGATGAGAAACTGACATCATTCAAGTCTTTTGCTGAACTTTGCATCACCCGCCAAATTATCACCGCAATCAAAACCGCCACCAGACAGAAACACATTCCTCTCAATTCTTACGTGTCATTGGACAAGCCTATATACGACGAAGATTCAGATCGGACTTTGCTTGACGTGATCTGTGGTTCGAAAGTGTCGGACCCGGAAGAATTGCTGATTAATCAAGAGGAATTTGTCGATATTGAAATTAAGATGGGCGAAATCCTTAGCGAATTGGAACGGCAGGTGTTAATGCTTTATCTGGATGGTCGTTCCTATCAGGAAATTGCGGTCGATTTAAATCGGCATGTCAAATCGATCGACAATGCACTGCAAAGAGTAAAACGAAAGTTAGAGCGTTATCTGGAAATCCGGGATGTCAACTGA
- the cysE gene encoding serine O-acetyltransferase: MFQLMKEDVRSVFERDPAARSTFEVVLTYSGLHALWAYRIAHSFYKRKYYTIARFISQLARFLTGIEIHPGAKIGRRLFIDHGSGVVIGETAEIGDDCTIYQGVTLGGTGKEKGKRHPTIGNNVLIATGAKVLGSIVVGDNSKIGACSVVLKPVPPNSTVVGVPGRIVIQDGRRVEQDLDHTNLPDPVMEMIRQMQEQIASLQQELNQLKNGGAASGDSDL; this comes from the coding sequence ATGTTTCAGCTGATGAAAGAAGATGTGAGGTCTGTATTCGAACGGGATCCTGCAGCCAGGAGCACGTTTGAGGTGGTTCTCACTTATTCGGGACTGCACGCGTTATGGGCGTACCGGATTGCACATTCGTTTTATAAGAGAAAATACTATACAATAGCAAGGTTTATCTCACAACTGGCCCGATTCTTGACAGGTATTGAAATTCACCCGGGGGCCAAAATCGGGCGGCGCCTGTTTATTGACCACGGATCAGGTGTAGTGATCGGGGAAACGGCGGAAATTGGTGATGATTGTACGATTTATCAAGGGGTTACGCTGGGCGGAACGGGTAAAGAAAAAGGGAAGCGACATCCTACCATCGGTAACAATGTGCTGATCGCAACGGGGGCGAAAGTACTGGGTTCGATCGTGGTTGGAGACAATTCCAAAATCGGAGCCTGCTCTGTCGTGTTGAAACCGGTGCCGCCCAATTCTACCGTAGTAGGCGTGCCCGGGCGGATCGTCATTCAGGATGGACGCCGTGTGGAACAGGATTTGGATCATACCAATTTGCCGGATCCCGTTATGGAGATGATAAGACAGATGCAGGAGCAAATTGCTTCCTTGCAGCAGGAATTGAATCAATTAAAAAACGGAGGAGCAGCAAGTGGCGATTCGGATTTATAA
- the cysS gene encoding cysteine--tRNA ligase, whose amino-acid sequence MAIRIYNTLTRQKEEFVPQEPGKVRMYVCGPTVYNYFHIGNARPFMFFDVVRRYLKFRGFDVLYVQNFTDVDDKIIRVAKEEGIHPQAVADRFIQAYMQDSQLLGIQKADVHPCVTEHMQEIIEMIEQLIKQGCAYAVDGDVYFRTNRFPDYGKLSKQPLEELLAGARIEVSEKKENPLDFTLWKAAKPGEVYWPSPWGEGRPGWHIECSAMSKKYLGETLDIHAGGQDLIFPHHENEIAQSEAANQEPFARYWMHNGYININNEKMSKSQGNFILVHDLLKKFEPRIVRFFLLSAHYRNPVNFSDELIQQAAQGLERIDTAMANLSHWLTTAEKGESDSKGIDREALRAKFLEAMDDDFNTADAIAAIFELVRQANSLLHSGQANPADVRAYFEVISEFLDVLGLAKKESTDPLAVEIEQLIEERTTARKNRDFARADQIRDRLTELGIILEDTPQGVRWKRK is encoded by the coding sequence GTGGCGATTCGGATTTATAATACGTTAACGCGGCAGAAAGAAGAATTCGTGCCGCAGGAACCGGGAAAAGTGCGAATGTATGTGTGCGGGCCCACCGTCTACAATTATTTTCACATTGGCAACGCACGCCCGTTTATGTTCTTCGATGTGGTTAGACGTTATCTCAAATTTCGAGGGTTTGATGTCCTGTATGTACAAAATTTCACCGATGTGGATGACAAGATTATCCGTGTGGCCAAGGAGGAAGGGATTCATCCGCAGGCGGTAGCGGATCGATTTATACAGGCATATATGCAGGATTCGCAGTTGCTGGGTATTCAAAAGGCGGATGTACACCCCTGCGTGACGGAACACATGCAGGAAATTATCGAGATGATCGAACAACTGATAAAACAGGGCTGCGCCTATGCGGTTGACGGGGATGTATACTTTCGGACGAATCGGTTCCCCGACTACGGCAAATTGTCGAAACAGCCATTAGAGGAACTGTTGGCAGGGGCACGCATTGAAGTATCGGAGAAAAAGGAGAATCCGCTCGATTTTACGCTCTGGAAAGCGGCAAAACCGGGTGAGGTCTACTGGCCGTCGCCGTGGGGAGAGGGTCGGCCCGGTTGGCATATCGAATGCTCCGCCATGAGCAAGAAATATTTGGGGGAAACGCTGGATATCCACGCGGGTGGCCAGGATTTGATTTTTCCGCATCACGAAAACGAAATTGCTCAGTCGGAAGCGGCTAATCAAGAACCGTTTGCCCGCTATTGGATGCATAACGGTTATATTAATATCAATAACGAGAAGATGTCCAAATCACAAGGAAATTTTATTCTGGTACACGATTTGTTGAAAAAATTCGAGCCGAGAATTGTGCGGTTTTTCCTGCTGTCGGCCCACTACCGCAATCCGGTTAATTTTTCTGACGAATTGATTCAGCAGGCAGCGCAAGGATTGGAACGGATTGACACCGCGATGGCAAATCTGAGTCACTGGTTAACAACGGCTGAGAAAGGGGAATCTGACAGCAAGGGGATCGATCGAGAAGCGCTTCGCGCAAAATTTCTGGAAGCAATGGATGATGATTTTAATACAGCAGATGCGATTGCCGCTATATTTGAACTGGTACGCCAAGCAAATTCCCTGCTGCACAGCGGACAGGCAAATCCGGCCGACGTAAGGGCCTATTTTGAGGTAATAAGCGAATTCCTCGACGTATTGGGGCTGGCCAAAAAGGAGTCAACAGACCCGTTGGCGGTCGAAATTGAACAATTGATCGAAGAACGGACGACGGCACGCAAAAACCGCGATTTTGCGAGGGCGGATCAAATTCGGGACCGTTTGACCGAGTTGGGAATCATTTTGGAAGATACCCCGCAAGGTGTACGGTGGAAACGGAAGTGA
- the rpmG gene encoding 50S ribosomal protein L33: MRVAVTLACTDCKQRNYITKKNKKTNPDRIELKKYCKFCNHHTLHRETR; encoded by the coding sequence ATGCGCGTAGCGGTGACGTTGGCTTGTACCGATTGTAAGCAACGCAACTACATCACCAAGAAGAACAAAAAGACAAACCCGGATCGCATCGAACTGAAAAAGTATTGCAAGTTCTGCAACCATCATACTCTTCATCGCGAAACTCGTTAA
- a CDS encoding Mini-ribonuclease 3 has product MVELKTGTSRKPQEMPALALAYLGDGVWELFVRQHLLAIGEMRPHRLQKASVSYVKAKAQADILHHLKDDLTEEEMGVVRRGRNAKSGTVPKHADVIDYRHSTGFESLCGYLFLKGEFERLRVLAEKAIHYVDTQLRKDGEKS; this is encoded by the coding sequence ATGGTAGAGCTGAAAACGGGCACCAGCCGTAAACCGCAGGAAATGCCTGCTCTGGCATTGGCCTATTTGGGCGACGGAGTGTGGGAACTGTTTGTGCGCCAACATTTGCTGGCGATCGGCGAAATGCGTCCGCACAGGCTGCAAAAGGCGTCCGTTTCCTATGTGAAAGCAAAAGCACAGGCGGATATTCTGCATCATTTAAAAGATGACCTGACGGAAGAGGAAATGGGGGTTGTCCGGCGGGGAAGAAATGCCAAGTCGGGAACTGTTCCAAAACACGCGGATGTGATTGATTATCGCCATAGTACAGGGTTTGAGAGTCTGTGCGGATACCTGTTTTTAAAGGGAGAATTTGAACGATTGCGCGTTTTGGCAGAAAAGGCGATTCACTACGTGGATACGCAATTGCGAAAGGATGGAGAGAAATCATGA
- the rplK gene encoding 50S ribosomal protein L11 produces MAKKVIKLVKLQIPAGKATPAPPVGPALGQAGVNIMEFCKQFNARTADQGGLIIPVVITVYEDRSFTFETKTPPAAVLLKKAAGIETASGEPNKKKVATLKRAKVREIAEQKMPDLNAANVESAMRMVEGTARSMGIVIED; encoded by the coding sequence GTGGCTAAAAAAGTGATTAAACTGGTAAAGCTCCAGATTCCTGCTGGTAAAGCCACACCGGCACCGCCGGTAGGTCCGGCGCTTGGTCAAGCTGGGGTCAATATTATGGAGTTCTGTAAGCAGTTCAACGCCCGTACGGCGGATCAAGGCGGTTTGATTATTCCGGTAGTAATCACCGTGTATGAAGATCGTTCGTTTACGTTTGAAACGAAAACGCCTCCTGCCGCTGTGTTGCTGAAAAAAGCAGCAGGCATTGAAACAGCGTCTGGAGAACCGAACAAGAAGAAAGTTGCTACTCTTAAACGTGCAAAAGTTCGCGAAATTGCGGAACAAAAAATGCCCGACCTGAATGCCGCAAACGTAGAATCTGCGATGCGCATGGTGGAAGGTACAGCACGTTCGATGGGAATTGTGATCGAAGACTAA
- the secE gene encoding preprotein translocase subunit SecE, with protein MSKMAGVVSFFRDAWGELKRVRWPNRKELFSYTVVVITTCIVMALVIFLFDLGISELLHLIGLGR; from the coding sequence ATGAGTAAAATGGCCGGAGTAGTCTCTTTCTTTCGTGACGCATGGGGAGAGCTAAAGCGCGTTCGGTGGCCAAATCGAAAAGAGCTTTTTTCCTATACGGTTGTTGTGATCACAACATGTATTGTGATGGCGCTCGTGATTTTTCTTTTTGATCTTGGCATAAGTGAACTGTTACATCTCATCGGGCTGGGCCGATAG